A section of the Terriglobales bacterium genome encodes:
- a CDS encoding DUF1015 domain-containing protein has product MALISAFPALRYDREKVRLADVVTQPYDKITPQMQDRYYQASPYNLVRIILGRPEGEETERNNRYTEAAECLKNWRKAGVFAQDSPSMYAYSQRFLVPGTSETVERRGFIAAGTLYDYAEKVVFRHEQTLAKPKSDRLNLLRATHAHFGQIFMLYSDPAQTIDSLLFEDGNHEWQEVTDEYKVLHRLRRIGDPATLNIVKTEMADRKLIIADGHHRYETALNFRKEAANTSNTCLRNNANRVMMTFVNMDSPGLVILPTHRVVFGLPNFDVSSFAKKARELCEVRELGALDSARAVSALAESGKNVISFVAVTKQGSFLLTAKTGSEIQIPGDFSARQRKLDVVNLHSLLLEKTLGISHQQVIDQQHLRYLRGADEAFRAVKNDAEVNVAFLMNPVSMEQMREIAFAGEVLPQKSTDFYPKLLSGLTIYSLDNGC; this is encoded by the coding sequence ATGGCCCTGATTTCTGCCTTTCCTGCCTTACGCTACGACCGCGAGAAGGTGCGCTTAGCCGACGTTGTCACCCAGCCTTACGACAAAATTACTCCGCAGATGCAGGACCGCTATTACCAGGCCAGCCCTTATAACCTGGTGAGAATTATCCTGGGACGCCCTGAAGGTGAGGAAACTGAGCGCAACAATCGCTATACAGAAGCCGCTGAGTGCCTCAAAAACTGGCGAAAAGCCGGTGTTTTTGCGCAGGATTCGCCCTCAATGTACGCATATTCGCAGCGATTTCTCGTACCGGGGACATCCGAGACTGTTGAAAGAAGGGGTTTTATCGCTGCTGGAACACTGTACGACTACGCGGAAAAGGTAGTTTTTCGTCACGAACAGACTTTAGCTAAGCCCAAAAGTGACCGGTTAAACCTCCTACGAGCCACGCATGCGCACTTCGGACAAATCTTTATGCTCTACAGCGACCCCGCGCAAACCATCGATTCGCTTCTGTTTGAGGACGGAAATCATGAATGGCAAGAGGTCACAGACGAGTACAAAGTGCTGCATCGGCTGCGCAGAATCGGCGATCCCGCAACCCTGAATATTGTGAAGACGGAGATGGCGGACAGAAAATTGATTATCGCGGATGGTCATCATCGCTACGAAACCGCTCTGAATTTCCGCAAAGAAGCTGCGAATACGTCGAATACATGCCTTAGAAACAATGCAAATCGCGTCATGATGACCTTCGTCAACATGGATTCACCCGGATTAGTAATCCTACCGACGCATCGCGTGGTATTCGGATTGCCAAATTTCGATGTTTCAAGCTTCGCGAAGAAGGCGAGGGAGCTGTGCGAAGTGCGCGAACTTGGCGCTCTCGATTCCGCACGGGCGGTAAGCGCGCTCGCAGAATCTGGCAAGAATGTGATCTCATTTGTGGCAGTAACCAAACAAGGAAGCTTCCTTCTGACTGCGAAGACTGGCAGCGAAATCCAGATCCCAGGCGATTTTTCTGCCCGGCAACGGAAACTCGATGTCGTCAATCTGCACTCATTACTGCTAGAAAAGACGCTGGGGATCTCACACCAACAGGTTATCGATCAGCAGCATCTTCGCTATTTACGCGGTGCTGACGAGGCGTTTCGTGCCGTTAAGAACGATGCCGAAGTGAATGTAGCGTTCCTGATGAACCCAGTCTCTATGGAGCAGATGCGCGAAATCGCCTTCGCAGGCGAAGTGTTGCCACAGAAGTCGACTGATTTTTACCCGAAATTGCTCAGCGGACTCACGATTTATTCTCTCGACAATGGATGTTGA
- a CDS encoding N-acetylmuramoyl-L-alanine amidase, with amino-acid sequence MKFDLQICFAKPVSKVLRAPKARIRLSPIGYCLLLCLYFLRPVSAAESDKLSVYAPRARYSIPVVSFDGRQYVGLLDLIEPLGTPELKPEGKRWKLRLPDPKASGKFADAEIEQGSSGIKVRGRQTTLSAPARVENHRLLLPLHGIGTVLIPLLGTDVTFHESARRLFLGGTASAISTELRKGEPSILALHFAEAVNPNIHSEGNALILSFTRDPVVSFSEKEALNDKLFSSSAYEEKNGAATLTINGNAPLLAKFAENGRTIIISAAPAPPAATAAASSPSTEQPQESPEAAVQAPSAGEPVLPSAVPPPARRPATPAFVVVIDAAHGGSDTGARITPNLPEKEITLSLARKLRQELQARHIAVSMLRDSDSDVTLEQRVLAANLARPSVFVSLHAEPGGTLRIYTPVLPASSGTPLERNTFLPWQSAQGAFSAESSSLASAAAAAMDKRKMNAQVRPAFLQPMHSIAAPAIAIEVPADSKGAKIPEDRLAGALAEAIAERKPNAGGMQ; translated from the coding sequence GTGAAGTTTGACCTCCAAATTTGCTTTGCCAAGCCCGTCTCTAAAGTTCTTCGCGCTCCTAAAGCCCGAATTCGTCTATCGCCGATCGGCTATTGCCTGTTGCTCTGTCTCTACTTCCTGAGACCTGTCTCTGCCGCAGAGTCCGACAAGCTTTCCGTATACGCTCCGCGAGCGCGCTACAGCATTCCAGTCGTTAGCTTTGATGGACGGCAATACGTCGGTCTTTTAGATCTCATCGAGCCTTTAGGAACACCAGAACTGAAGCCTGAGGGCAAGAGATGGAAGCTTCGTCTTCCTGATCCGAAGGCATCGGGCAAGTTTGCTGACGCGGAAATCGAGCAAGGTAGCTCCGGAATCAAGGTTCGGGGACGACAGACCACACTCTCTGCTCCTGCAAGGGTTGAAAATCATCGCCTGCTGCTGCCGTTGCATGGCATTGGTACGGTCCTTATTCCCCTATTGGGAACGGATGTAACTTTCCACGAGTCTGCACGACGATTATTTCTTGGCGGAACGGCCTCGGCCATATCGACGGAGCTGCGCAAGGGAGAGCCCAGCATACTGGCTCTCCACTTCGCTGAAGCCGTGAATCCGAACATACATTCGGAGGGGAATGCTCTCATTCTGTCGTTCACACGCGACCCAGTAGTCTCGTTTTCGGAAAAGGAAGCTCTGAACGACAAGCTGTTCAGCTCCTCGGCGTACGAGGAAAAGAACGGAGCCGCCACTCTAACGATCAATGGGAACGCGCCCTTGCTCGCGAAGTTCGCCGAGAACGGCAGAACCATCATCATCAGTGCAGCTCCTGCCCCCCCAGCGGCGACCGCTGCGGCATCGTCGCCATCAACAGAACAACCACAAGAGTCACCGGAAGCGGCGGTGCAAGCTCCAAGCGCAGGCGAACCAGTCCTTCCGAGCGCGGTTCCTCCACCAGCGCGACGCCCCGCCACACCCGCCTTCGTGGTCGTGATCGACGCTGCACATGGCGGAAGCGACACTGGAGCGCGAATTACCCCGAATCTTCCGGAGAAAGAGATCACACTCTCACTGGCGCGAAAACTGCGCCAGGAGCTTCAGGCGCGACACATCGCAGTGAGCATGCTCCGGGATTCTGACTCGGATGTGACACTGGAACAGCGCGTCCTAGCCGCAAATCTAGCTCGGCCCTCGGTTTTCGTCAGCCTCCACGCGGAGCCCGGGGGTACGCTGCGTATCTATACTCCCGTGCTTCCTGCCTCATCCGGAACTCCGTTAGAGCGAAACACATTTCTTCCATGGCAATCGGCGCAGGGAGCTTTCTCGGCTGAGAGTAGTTCGCTAGCTTCCGCTGCGGCCGCTGCCATGGACAAGCGCAAGATGAACGCGCAGGTTCGGCCAGCCTTTCTGCAGCCTATGCATTCGATTGCCGCTCCTGCGATTGCTATAGAGGTGCCTGCTGACTCAAAAGGAGCAAAAATCCCCGAAGATCGACTTGCCGGAGCCCTGGCCGAGGCGATAGCAGAACGCAAGCCTAACGCGGGAGGAATGCAGTGA
- a CDS encoding GerMN domain-containing protein, which produces MIPRNVQITLVLLLVAIFGSGIYILLLHRGTEENLRRASDQRPVAAPVAGTNETLKLTIAYDEDGVFRTRDISAIVPPEPSARAKSVLEALIGYYLSKPSPHELAEGSAVNGVFMVNQKLAVVDLNQALAEGHRSGVMVEDFTVMSLIDTLASNLPQLQQVKILINGKERETLAGHADIRSTYSTAAIHKVVAQLQ; this is translated from the coding sequence GTGATTCCGCGTAACGTTCAGATCACGCTAGTGCTGCTCTTGGTCGCGATATTCGGCAGTGGCATATACATCCTGCTGCTGCATCGGGGGACTGAAGAAAACCTTCGGCGCGCTTCTGATCAGCGTCCTGTGGCGGCGCCGGTCGCCGGTACAAACGAAACTTTGAAGCTGACGATTGCTTACGATGAAGACGGAGTATTTCGCACTCGCGACATTTCGGCGATTGTTCCACCCGAGCCCAGCGCGCGCGCGAAGAGCGTCCTTGAAGCGCTGATCGGTTATTACCTCAGCAAGCCTTCTCCACACGAGCTGGCCGAAGGATCGGCGGTGAACGGCGTGTTCATGGTGAATCAGAAGCTTGCGGTCGTCGACCTGAACCAGGCACTTGCCGAAGGACACCGTTCCGGCGTCATGGTGGAAGACTTCACAGTTATGTCGCTTATCGACACATTGGCAAGCAACCTTCCGCAATTGCAACAGGTGAAGATCCTGATCAACGGCAAAGAGCGTGAAACGCTTGCCGGCCACGCTGATATCCGAAGCACATACAGCACGGCTGCGATCCATAAGGTAGTCGCACAACTGCAATGA
- the murI gene encoding glutamate racemase: MKIGVFDSGVGGLTVLRELLTAIPQADYLYVGDTARLPYGSKSAATIARYAVSSVQFLVEHGAEYLVIACNTASALAMQEIRAAVSVEVLGVIEPGARAASQITRSKNVSVIGTAATVASHAYRKELQKLGIQAVEKACPLLVPLVEEGWIDHPVTEQVARIYLDELTHEQQNTNGNHADVLVLGCTHYPLLKPLLRRVLPADVHLVDSAQSTAHDAAKHLSPAASSSRIPKVHFFATDSVDKFRHLGSRFLGTSIDNVKLIALPE; this comes from the coding sequence ATGAAGATCGGCGTCTTCGATTCGGGAGTCGGTGGTCTCACGGTCTTACGCGAACTGCTTACGGCGATTCCGCAGGCAGACTACTTGTACGTTGGCGATACCGCGCGTCTTCCCTACGGCTCTAAGTCCGCGGCGACGATCGCCCGCTACGCCGTCTCCAGCGTTCAATTCCTAGTGGAGCACGGGGCCGAATATCTGGTCATTGCGTGCAATACCGCCAGCGCGCTGGCGATGCAGGAGATTCGTGCGGCGGTTTCAGTGGAGGTCTTGGGCGTGATTGAACCGGGAGCGCGCGCCGCATCGCAGATCACCCGCAGCAAGAACGTCTCCGTAATCGGCACGGCCGCCACGGTCGCAAGCCATGCGTATCGGAAAGAGCTACAGAAGCTGGGGATTCAGGCGGTCGAGAAGGCATGTCCTTTGCTTGTGCCGCTCGTAGAAGAAGGCTGGATCGATCATCCGGTCACGGAGCAAGTTGCGAGAATCTACTTGGATGAATTAACGCACGAGCAGCAAAACACCAATGGAAATCACGCGGATGTCCTGGTACTCGGATGTACACACTATCCGCTACTCAAGCCTTTACTGCGCCGTGTATTGCCGGCAGATGTGCACTTGGTGGATTCGGCGCAGTCTACAGCTCACGACGCAGCGAAGCATCTGTCCCCCGCTGCCTCGTCGTCCCGCATCCCGAAAGTGCACTTCTTCGCCACCGACTCTGTGGACAAGTTTCGACACTTGGGTAGCCGCTTCTTAGGCACGTCGATCGACAACGTGAAATTGATAGCGTTGCCGGAGTAA
- a CDS encoding DUF2062 domain-containing protein gives MKQIFLYRKLILPIVDLLRQGITPEKIALSLAIGICLGVFPLIGSTTALCTLAAILFRLNLPAIQLVNYLVYPLQLVLLIPFIRFGEVLFRAPHASLSLTIIFESIKRSTWQTAKTYWVSGWHAMIAWCLVGPLAIWILYLVLAPALRRLAAVSDSAVKHKQSSGVSA, from the coding sequence ATGAAGCAAATCTTTCTCTACCGCAAACTGATTTTGCCGATTGTCGATTTGCTGCGCCAGGGCATTACTCCGGAGAAGATCGCGCTGAGTCTTGCCATCGGCATTTGTCTCGGAGTGTTTCCCCTCATCGGCAGCACCACTGCTCTCTGCACTCTCGCCGCGATCTTATTTCGCTTGAACCTGCCCGCAATACAATTGGTGAACTATCTCGTCTATCCACTGCAACTGGTGTTGCTGATTCCCTTCATTCGTTTCGGCGAAGTACTATTTCGCGCTCCGCACGCGTCGTTGTCGTTGACCATCATCTTTGAATCCATCAAACGCAGCACCTGGCAAACCGCCAAGACCTACTGGGTCTCCGGCTGGCATGCAATGATCGCGTGGTGCCTGGTTGGCCCTCTTGCGATCTGGATTTTGTATCTCGTGCTTGCTCCCGCCCTGCGCCGTCTCGCTGCCGTCAGCGACAGCGCGGTGAAACATAAGCAGTCATCCGGGGTGAGTGCATGA